A single region of the Gemmatimonadaceae bacterium genome encodes:
- a CDS encoding STAS domain-containing protein yields MERIPILRMGPFLIVSIQVDMHDRLALTLQADLAARISETGARGVLLDISSLEVVDSFIGRMISDIAGTSRVLDAETVVVGIQPAVAITLVELGLSLPGVRTALNVEKGMALLRAATADARQWDAAAGSETSSENADGSAAM; encoded by the coding sequence ATGGAGCGCATCCCGATCCTCCGGATGGGGCCGTTTCTCATCGTCAGCATTCAGGTCGACATGCACGACCGGCTGGCGCTCACGCTACAGGCAGATCTCGCGGCGCGCATCTCGGAGACGGGCGCACGGGGCGTGCTGCTCGACATCTCATCGCTCGAAGTGGTGGACTCGTTCATCGGGCGAATGATCTCGGACATTGCCGGAACATCGCGCGTTCTGGATGCTGAAACGGTTGTCGTGGGCATCCAGCCCGCCGTCGCGATCACGCTCGTCGAGCTCGGACTGTCGCTGCCCGGAGTGCGCACGGCACTCAACGTAGAAAAGGGAATGGCGCTGCTGCGCGCGGCGACTGCCGATGCCAGACAGTGGGACGCGGCTGCCGGCTCTGAAACATCGTCCGAGAATGCCGATGGCAGTGCTGCGATGTGA
- a CDS encoding STAS domain-containing protein produces MADTSRTARSDYSRIARVLEQDGAGLLDAWVAAQSAVRSARGSISANELRAQSREFIALLEKAAANNPGDVGGAGWDEVRGFLADLSRSRATQGFSPSETATFVFSLKEPLFTRLRRFAGSDTDLLANDVWNATAILDELGLYTTEVYQKNREALIARQQQDLLELSTPVVKLWDGILALPMVGTLDSSRTQIAMETLLQRIVETGSDVAILDITGVPTVDTLTAQHLLKTVNAVHLMGAECIISGIRPQIAQTIVHLGVDLTGVVTKSSLADAFKFALQRTGRSVARIAPPAPESRARERA; encoded by the coding sequence GTGGCTGACACGAGCCGCACGGCTCGCTCCGACTACAGCCGAATCGCGCGCGTTCTCGAGCAAGACGGCGCCGGGCTCCTCGATGCCTGGGTTGCTGCCCAGTCTGCCGTCAGATCCGCGCGCGGCAGCATCTCCGCCAACGAGTTGCGCGCTCAGTCGCGCGAATTCATCGCGCTGCTCGAGAAGGCGGCAGCCAACAATCCAGGGGACGTCGGCGGCGCCGGGTGGGACGAGGTCCGTGGATTCCTGGCAGACCTTTCCAGGTCTCGGGCGACGCAAGGGTTCTCTCCGTCCGAGACGGCCACGTTTGTGTTCTCGCTCAAGGAGCCCTTGTTCACCAGACTGCGCCGCTTCGCAGGCTCCGACACCGACCTGCTCGCGAACGATGTGTGGAACGCCACCGCCATTCTCGACGAGCTCGGCCTCTACACCACCGAGGTCTATCAGAAGAACCGGGAAGCGCTGATCGCCCGGCAACAACAGGATCTGCTCGAGTTGTCGACGCCTGTCGTCAAGCTCTGGGATGGAATTCTTGCGCTGCCGATGGTCGGCACGCTCGACAGCAGCCGCACCCAGATCGCCATGGAAACGCTGCTCCAGCGCATCGTGGAAACGGGTTCGGACGTCGCAATCCTCGACATCACCGGCGTGCCGACGGTGGACACCCTCACGGCACAGCATCTTCTCAAGACGGTGAACGCCGTCCACCTGATGGGCGCCGAGTGCATCATCAGCGGGATTCGCCCGCAGATCGCGCAGACCATCGTGCACCTGGGTGTCGACCTGACCGGTGTCGTGACCAAGTCGAGTCTGGCGGACGCCTTCAAGTTCGCGCTGCAGCGCACGGGCCGCTCGGTGGCTCGAATCGCCCCTCCTGCTCCGGAATCGCGCGCCCGCGAGCGCGCCTGA
- a CDS encoding anti-sigma regulatory factor has protein sequence MPVRSQQDVVAVRQSVRSWAVAQGLSLVDQTKIVTAASELARNTLDHGGGGTARLEAVSDDGRAGLRLTFEDRGPGIADVSLAMTDGYSTGKGLGLGLGGAKRLSNDFDLWSRAGEGTRVTITKWK, from the coding sequence ATGCCGGTTCGCTCGCAACAAGACGTGGTCGCGGTTCGGCAGAGCGTGCGATCATGGGCCGTCGCGCAGGGGCTGAGTCTCGTCGACCAGACGAAAATTGTGACGGCGGCGAGCGAGCTGGCGCGCAATACGCTGGACCACGGGGGCGGCGGCACGGCGCGCCTCGAGGCAGTGAGCGACGACGGGCGCGCGGGCCTGCGGCTCACGTTCGAGGACCGCGGGCCGGGAATTGCAGACGTTTCGCTGGCGATGACGGATGGCTACTCCACGGGCAAGGGCTTGGGCCTCGGCCTGGGCGGGGCCAAGCGGCTGTCCAACGATTTCGACCTCTGGTCGCGCGCCGGCGAAGGCACGCGCGTGACCATTACCAAGTGGAAGTGA